The Cynocephalus volans isolate mCynVol1 chromosome 2, mCynVol1.pri, whole genome shotgun sequence genome window below encodes:
- the LOC134371187 gene encoding uncharacterized protein LOC134371187 isoform X1 yields MISSKPRLIVPYGLKTLLEGVSRAIVKTNPPNIIHFAAVYFKELTVFREGNTSLDIKDLVKQFHQIKVEKWSDGTTQEKKPERNQMEKSTDTEEDNITGPLFSNKTTQFPSVHAELPEPEETTEAVCATSKPTTPKVSTPSSSPPPAAVSPEFAYVPADPAQFAAQMLPLAASEAGQPPPYSNMWTLYCLTGMNQRSRPSPPPAPGPFPPTTLYLSNPKDPQFLQHPPKVTSPTYVMMDDSKKTSAPPFILVGSNVQEVQEWRPLPGHAVVSQPEALKRYAAVQAPIAIPADPKFQKHSPNPQNGSLPTSGQDAPRPQSPVFLSVAFPVEDVAQNFRIW; encoded by the coding sequence ATGATTTCTTCAAAGCCCAGACTTATCGTACCCTATGGCCTCAAGACTCTGCTCGAGGGAGTTAGCAGAGCCATTGTCAAAACCAATCCACCAAACATCATCCACTTTGCAGCagtttattttaaagaacttaCTGTGTTTAGAGAAGGGAATACTTCTCTGGATATAAAAGATCTGGTTAAACAATTTCATCAGATTAAAGTAGAGAAATGGTCAGATGGAACGACACAAGAGAAGAAACCAGAAAGAAACCAGATGGAAAAATCTACAGACACAGAGGAAGACAATATAACTGGACCACTATTTAGTAACAAAACCACCCAGTTTCCATCAGTTCATGCTGAGCTCCCAGAGCCTGAGGAGACAACTGAAGCAGTCTGTGCTACTTCCAAACCAACCACCCCTAAGGTCAGCACCCCATCCTCatcaccacctccagcagctgtCTCACCAGAGTTTGCCTACGTCCCAGCTGACCCAGCTCAGTTTGCTGCTCAGATGTTACCACTAGCAGCAAGTGAAGCAGGACAACCACCACCATATTCTAACATGTGGACCCTTTATTGTCTAACTGGTATGAATCAACGAAGTCGCCCATCACCACCACCTGCACCTGGGCCTTTCCCCCCAACAACCCTCTATTTATCTAATCCTAAGGATCCACAGTTTCTGCAGCATCCACCGAAAGTTACTTCTCCAACTTATGTGATGATGGATGACAGCAAGAAGACCAGTGCCCCACCTTTTATTCTAGTAGGCTCAAATGTCCAGGAAGTGCAGGAATGGAGACCTCTTCCTGGACATGCTGTTGTTTCACAGCCAGAGGCCTTGAAGAGATACGCAGCAGTACAAGCACCCATTGCCATTCCTGCAGATCCGAAATTCCAGAAACATAGCCCAAATCCCCAGAATGGTAGTCTTCCTACAAGTGGACAAGATGCCCCCAGACCACAAAgccctgtttttctttctgttgctttcCCAGTAGAAGATGTAGCCCAAAATTTCAGGATCTGGTGA
- the LOC134371187 gene encoding calcium-binding tyrosine phosphorylation-regulated protein-like isoform X2 has translation MISSKPRLIVPYGLKTLLEGVSRAIVKTNPPNIIHFAAVYFKELTVFREGNTSLDIKDLVKQFHQIKVEKWSDGTTQEKKPERNQMEKSTDTEEDNITGPLFSNKTTQFPSVHAELPEPEETTEAVCATSKPTTPKVSTPSSSPPPAAVSPEFAYVPADPAQFAAQMLPLAPKISGSGDKRTPFGSYGIAEDITVTTAHVHKAET, from the exons ATGATTTCTTCAAAGCCCAGACTTATCGTACCCTATGGCCTCAAGACTCTGCTCGAGGGAGTTAGCAGAGCCATTGTCAAAACCAATCCACCAAACATCATCCACTTTGCAGCagtttattttaaagaacttaCTGTGTTTAGAGAAGGGAATACTTCTCTGGATATAAAAGATCTGGTTAAACAATTTCATCAGATTAAAGTAGAGAAATGGTCAGATGGAACGACACAAGAGAAGAAACCAGAAAGAAACCAGATGGAAAAATCTACAGACACAGAGGAAGACAATATAACTGGACCACTATTTAGTAACAAAACCACCCAGTTTCCATCAGTTCATGCTGAGCTCCCAGAGCCTGAGGAGACAACTGAAGCAGTCTGTGCTACTTCCAAACCAACCACCCCTAAGGTCAGCACCCCATCCTCatcaccacctccagcagctgtCTCACCAGAGTTTGCCTACGTCCCAGCTGACCCAGCTCAGTTTGCTGCTCAGATGTTACCACTAGCA CCCAAAATTTCAGGATCTGGTGACAAACGTACTCCCTTTGGAAGTTACGGTATTGCTGAAGACATTACCGTGACTACTGCCCATGTTCACAAAGCAGAAACATAG